In Penaeus monodon isolate SGIC_2016 chromosome 8, NSTDA_Pmon_1, whole genome shotgun sequence, one DNA window encodes the following:
- the LOC119576449 gene encoding anti-lipopolysaccharide factor-like, whose product MQNKMRVSVLASLVLVVSLVALFAPQCQAQGWEAVAAAVASKIVGLWRNEETELLGHECKFTVKPYLKRFQVYYKGRMWCPGWTAIRGEASTRSQSGVAGKTAKDFVRKAFQKGLISQQEANQWLSS is encoded by the exons ATGCAAAAT AAGATGCGTGTGTCCGTGCTGGCCAGCCTGGTGCTGGTGGTGTCCCTGGTGGCACTCTTCGCCCCACAGTGCCAGGCTCAAGGGTGGGAGGCTGTGGCAGCGGCCGTCGCCAGCAAGATCGTGGG GTTGTGGAGGAACGAAGAAACTGAACTTCTCGGCCACGAGTGCAAGTTCACCGTCAAGCCTTACTTGAAGAGATTCCAGGTGTACTACAAGGGGAGGATGTGGTGCCCAGGCTGGACGGCCATCAGAGGAGAAG CCAGCACACGCAGTCAGTCCGGGGTAGCTGGAAAGACAGCCAAAGACTTCGTTCGGAAAGCTTTCCAGAAAGGTCTCATCTCTCAACAGGAGGCCAACCAGTGGCTCAGCTCATAG
- the LOC119576448 gene encoding anti-lipopolysaccharide factor-like — MRVSVLASLVLVVSLVALFAPQCQAQGWEAVAAAVASKIVGLWRNEKTELLGHECKFTVKPYLKRFQVYYKGRMWCPGWTAIRGEASTRSQSGVAGKTAKDFVRKAFQKGLISQQEANQWLSS, encoded by the exons ATGCGTGTGTCCGTGCTGGCAAGCCTGGTGCTGGTGGTGTCCCTGGTGGCACTCTTCGCCCCACAGTGCCAGGCTCAAGGGTGGGAGGCTGTGGCAGCGGCCGTCGCCAGCAAGATCGTGGG GTTGTGGAGGAACGAAAAAACTGAACTTCTCGGCCACGAGTGCAAGTTCACCGTCAAGCCTTATTTGAAGAGATTCCAGGTGTACTACAAGGGGAGGATGTGGTGCCCAGGCTGGACGGCCATCAGAGGAGAAG CCAGCACACGCAGTCAGTCCGGGGTAGCTGGAAAGACAGCCAAAGACTTCGTTCGGAAAGCTTTCCAGAAAGGTCTCATCTCTCAACAGGAGGCCAACCAGTGGCTCAGCTCATAG